One stretch of Pseudoramibacter sp. DNA includes these proteins:
- the miaA gene encoding tRNA (adenosine(37)-N6)-dimethylallyltransferase MiaA, producing the protein MKKPDFSSKPVVPVLVGPTASGKTSLSIRLAKTLHGEIVSADSMQIYQKMDVGTAKPTEKEKRGIAHHLIDCVPPDQSFSVADYKEKALAAIQDILDRRRLPIVVGGTGLYINALTQKWGFPEIKTDPEVRKRLEAEYDSHTPEEMHAKLRRIDPNAAEKIHPHNKKRVLRALEVYETTGRTKTYWENQVRQIDLPYTYVLMGIRMPRSRLYERINERVDVMIQSGLVEEVASLLAQGYDPSLVSMQALGYKEMIPYLEGTSTLEEQIRILKRDTRHFAKRQLTWFRKNPDIHWFDVDEAADIDDVTERMIKLINAYQRGEQNGTECH; encoded by the coding sequence GCAAACCTGTCGTTCCAGTTTTAGTCGGACCAACAGCATCGGGAAAAACCAGTCTTTCGATCAGGCTTGCAAAAACGCTTCATGGCGAGATTGTTTCGGCGGATTCGATGCAGATTTATCAAAAAATGGATGTGGGAACAGCGAAGCCGACAGAGAAAGAAAAACGAGGAATTGCGCATCATCTCATCGACTGCGTGCCTCCGGATCAAAGTTTCAGTGTGGCGGATTATAAGGAAAAGGCATTGGCCGCCATCCAGGATATTTTAGACCGCCGCAGACTGCCCATTGTCGTCGGGGGAACAGGGCTTTACATCAACGCGCTGACGCAAAAATGGGGATTTCCGGAAATCAAGACGGATCCTGAAGTCAGGAAACGTCTTGAAGCAGAATACGATTCACACACGCCGGAGGAAATGCACGCAAAACTGCGGCGCATCGATCCCAATGCAGCTGAAAAAATTCATCCGCACAATAAAAAGCGGGTGCTGCGCGCCCTCGAAGTTTACGAGACTACAGGCAGGACCAAAACGTATTGGGAAAATCAGGTGCGGCAGATCGATTTGCCTTACACTTATGTGCTCATGGGCATTCGGATGCCAAGATCCAGGCTTTACGAACGGATCAATGAGCGCGTCGACGTGATGATTCAATCCGGACTCGTCGAAGAAGTGGCTTCGCTTTTGGCTCAGGGCTACGATCCTTCGCTGGTTTCGATGCAGGCTTTGGGCTACAAAGAGATGATTCCGTATTTGGAAGGGACCTCGACCTTAGAGGAACAGATCCGGATATTAAAGCGGGATACACGCCATTTTGCCAAAAGGCAGCTGACGTGGTTCAGAAAAAATCCGGATATTCACTGGTTTGACGTGGATGAGGCCGCAGATATCGATGATGTGACTGAGCGCATGATAAAATTGATTAATGCATATCAAAGAGGAGAGCAAAATGGAACAGAATGCCATTGA
- a CDS encoding aminopeptidase, translating to MAAQTITKALGSQFKLGWKKLGPGEDQKVLDYGEKYKAFLNASKTERLCAENTVEMAKKAGFKSLDEVIQAGEALHCGDKVYALHRDKSVLLFRIGSKPLDQGMLVVGAHLDCPRLDLKPMPLYEDSNIAYFKTHYYGGIKKYPWLTLPLALYGRVIQKDGKVINIAIGDQADDPVFCISDLLPHLSQKLTQKKVSDAFEGEQLNPMIASRPLSGEEDGSAIKATVLKYLNDRYGMTEDDFASAELEIVPAGQSRDIGFDRSMILSFGQDDRICAFAAVSAILEAENQPQKTQCVILADKEEIGSYGNTGMQSRFFENALAELAALQSDAPNSLVVRRCLAHSYCLSADVTAAYDPNFPDTHDMHNATFLGKGVAVNKYGGARGKSGGSDANPEFLAKLRKCFDDNDVTWQLGEMGKIDLGGGGTIAFMLAAYDMEVVDCGTPILSMHAPWEQSSKVDAYMTYKAYHAFFNAQWS from the coding sequence ATGGCAGCACAGACCATTACAAAAGCACTTGGAAGTCAGTTTAAACTGGGCTGGAAAAAACTGGGCCCCGGAGAAGATCAAAAAGTTCTGGATTACGGCGAAAAGTATAAAGCTTTTTTAAACGCCAGCAAAACGGAACGGCTGTGTGCGGAAAATACGGTTGAAATGGCCAAGAAAGCAGGGTTTAAATCCCTCGATGAAGTGATCCAGGCTGGTGAAGCGCTGCACTGCGGAGATAAAGTCTACGCGCTGCATCGGGATAAATCCGTTCTTTTGTTCAGAATTGGATCCAAACCCCTGGATCAGGGGATGCTGGTCGTCGGGGCGCATCTTGACTGCCCGAGACTGGACCTTAAACCCATGCCTTTGTATGAGGATTCAAATATCGCTTATTTCAAAACACATTATTACGGTGGTATCAAAAAATATCCGTGGCTGACCCTGCCCCTGGCGCTTTACGGCAGAGTCATTCAAAAAGACGGCAAAGTCATCAATATTGCCATTGGCGACCAGGCCGATGATCCGGTTTTCTGTATTTCAGATCTTCTTCCGCATTTATCGCAGAAACTCACACAGAAGAAAGTCTCTGATGCCTTTGAAGGAGAACAGTTAAATCCCATGATCGCGAGCCGTCCATTGAGCGGTGAGGAAGACGGTTCAGCGATCAAAGCGACGGTCTTAAAATATTTAAACGATCGTTACGGCATGACAGAAGATGACTTCGCTTCTGCAGAATTGGAAATTGTGCCGGCCGGCCAGTCCCGGGATATTGGATTTGACCGCTCCATGATTCTCTCTTTTGGTCAGGATGACCGCATCTGTGCTTTTGCCGCCGTTTCTGCAATCCTAGAAGCCGAAAATCAGCCGCAGAAAACACAATGCGTGATTTTGGCAGATAAAGAAGAAATTGGAAGCTACGGCAATACCGGCATGCAGTCCAGATTCTTTGAAAATGCCTTGGCAGAACTGGCAGCACTTCAGTCCGATGCGCCTAATTCTCTTGTCGTACGCCGCTGTCTGGCACATTCTTATTGCCTTTCTGCTGATGTGACCGCAGCCTATGATCCCAATTTTCCGGATACCCACGATATGCATAATGCCACTTTCCTCGGCAAGGGCGTTGCGGTGAATAAATACGGCGGTGCCCGGGGAAAATCAGGCGGCAGCGATGCCAATCCTGAATTCCTCGCCAAGCTCAGAAAATGTTTTGACGACAATGACGTTACCTGGCAATTGGGAGAAATGGGAAAAATAGATTTAGGCGGCGGCGGGACCATCGCCTTTATGTTAGCGGCTTATGATATGGAAGTTGTCGACTGTGGTACGCCGATTTTGTCCATGCACGCGCCTTGGGAACAAAGCAGCAAGGTTGATGCTTATATGACTTATAAAGCGTATCACGCCTTTTTCAATGCACAATGGTCGTAA
- a CDS encoding class I SAM-dependent methyltransferase, translating into MNQKTKRLKNLKQKQAKGETLSKEERTEKKRLHADFKNKIASLQFGNLKPEEDYTDEEKEHVAALSSKLKQEYAQKKVTEEGHPNHPAGEAGKAMLTRMNESHGPLTQWGLSQLDFGEQDHILDIGCGGGACLSRLSKLVKDGTFVGIDYAKTSVEATKQFNQSLIQDGKLQVYEASVSEMPFDDESFDKIVTVESYYFWPDFDNDMKEVFRVLKKGGHFLLIAEIYDQKTLSQEVRENIKKYNMRNLNLDQFVEVFEQTGFADIALHVKPHQRWIAVEGVKAQ; encoded by the coding sequence GTGAATCAAAAAACAAAAAGATTAAAAAACTTAAAACAGAAGCAGGCCAAGGGCGAGACGCTGTCGAAAGAAGAACGTACAGAAAAGAAAAGACTGCACGCAGATTTCAAAAACAAAATTGCTTCGCTTCAGTTTGGAAATTTGAAGCCGGAAGAAGACTATACGGATGAAGAAAAAGAACACGTTGCGGCATTAAGTTCAAAATTAAAGCAGGAATACGCACAGAAAAAGGTCACTGAGGAAGGGCACCCGAATCATCCGGCAGGGGAGGCGGGAAAGGCCATGCTGACGCGCATGAATGAGAGCCACGGCCCTTTGACGCAGTGGGGCCTGTCCCAGCTGGATTTCGGCGAACAAGATCACATCTTGGACATCGGCTGCGGCGGCGGCGCCTGTTTATCCAGATTGTCCAAACTGGTTAAAGATGGCACCTTTGTCGGAATTGACTACGCGAAGACTTCCGTTGAAGCGACCAAACAATTTAATCAGAGTTTGATTCAGGACGGGAAGCTTCAGGTTTACGAAGCGTCTGTTTCAGAGATGCCCTTTGATGATGAAAGCTTTGACAAAATTGTGACGGTCGAAAGCTATTATTTCTGGCCCGATTTCGACAATGACATGAAAGAAGTTTTCCGCGTGCTGAAAAAAGGCGGACACTTTCTTTTGATCGCAGAAATTTACGATCAAAAGACGTTATCTCAGGAAGTAAGAGAAAATATAAAAAAATACAATATGCGCAATTTAAACTTAGATCAGTTTGTTGAAGTTTTTGAACAGACAGGTTTTGCAGATATTGCCCTTCATGTCAAGCCGCATCAGCGGTGGATTGCAGTGGAAGGTGTAAAAGCACAATAA
- the rsxC gene encoding electron transport complex subunit RsxC: MFDLQKTEICSFRGGIHPPYNKELTNAVPVREAKEPAVVTIPMSLHIGAPCKPVVKKGDTVLMGQMVGEATGFVSSPVHASVSGTVKAVEERPHPNGNNVLSVVIESDGKDTVDPSIKPYEDFTSYSSKEIIDIIKNAGIVGMGGATFPTHVKLTVSPDKHVDTVILNGAECEPYLTADDHLMQDSPERVVKGLQIAMRALNVQKGVIAIETNKPEAIQAVSKAAEGLQGIEVQKLATKYPQGAEKQLITAVTGREVPAGGLPADAGVVVMNVGTANQVALTFETGMPLISRYVTCTGDAVKSPCTMKVKVGTPYQEVIDQCGGFSQPAAKVISGGPMMGVAMQRTDVPVMKGTSGILCLSKEAAYIPQPSACIRCGRCASVCPIHLQPFLISAFAQKKRWDRCEEFHALDCIECGSCSYICPAKRTIVSSIRVGKRQVQAERKKRAVKNNG; encoded by the coding sequence GTGTTTGACTTGCAAAAAACGGAAATATGTTCCTTTAGAGGCGGCATCCATCCGCCTTATAATAAGGAATTGACAAACGCTGTTCCGGTTCGAGAAGCGAAAGAGCCTGCAGTTGTCACCATCCCGATGTCTTTGCATATCGGCGCACCATGTAAGCCGGTTGTGAAGAAAGGGGATACCGTTTTGATGGGACAGATGGTCGGGGAGGCCACAGGATTTGTCTCATCACCGGTGCACGCCAGTGTATCTGGAACGGTGAAGGCTGTAGAGGAACGTCCGCATCCCAACGGCAACAACGTGCTCTCGGTTGTGATTGAATCGGATGGAAAAGATACGGTAGATCCTTCAATAAAGCCTTATGAAGATTTTACCTCGTATTCTTCCAAGGAAATCATTGATATTATCAAAAATGCCGGTATTGTCGGTATGGGCGGCGCAACATTCCCAACCCATGTCAAATTGACGGTGTCTCCTGATAAGCATGTGGATACGGTGATTTTAAATGGGGCTGAATGCGAACCCTATTTAACAGCCGACGATCATCTCATGCAAGACAGTCCCGAACGCGTTGTCAAGGGACTTCAGATTGCCATGCGCGCTTTGAATGTTCAAAAGGGTGTGATCGCCATTGAAACGAACAAACCCGAAGCCATTCAGGCAGTGTCAAAAGCAGCAGAAGGCCTCCAGGGGATTGAAGTGCAGAAACTGGCCACAAAATATCCTCAAGGGGCTGAAAAACAGCTGATTACTGCAGTAACCGGCAGAGAAGTCCCGGCGGGCGGTCTGCCGGCGGATGCAGGTGTTGTGGTCATGAATGTGGGAACAGCCAATCAGGTTGCTTTAACATTTGAAACCGGCATGCCCTTGATCAGCCGCTATGTGACTTGTACCGGAGACGCGGTCAAGTCTCCGTGCACCATGAAGGTTAAGGTCGGGACGCCCTATCAGGAAGTGATCGACCAATGCGGCGGTTTCTCACAGCCTGCTGCAAAGGTCATTTCAGGCGGCCCGATGATGGGTGTTGCGATGCAGCGTACAGATGTTCCAGTTATGAAGGGGACGTCTGGTATTTTGTGCCTGTCGAAAGAAGCGGCGTACATTCCGCAGCCGTCGGCATGCATTCGCTGCGGAAGATGCGCTTCAGTCTGCCCGATTCATTTGCAGCCTTTCTTGATCAGCGCTTTTGCACAGAAAAAACGCTGGGATCGCTGTGAAGAATTTCATGCGTTGGATTGCATTGAATGCGGAAGCTGTTCTTATATTTGCCCGGCAAAAAGAACGATCGTTTCATCGATTCGTGTCGGAAAAAGACAGGTTCAGGCAGAAAGAAAGAAAAGGGCGGTGAAGAATAATGGATAA
- a CDS encoding methionine gamma-lyase family protein codes for MEQNAIENYLAKNFKISKTVIDFVEKSEKQIEDKLAHWDDLAEYHQYKVIQAMQKANLSDRHFHPTTGYGYDDEGREATEAIFADVFGCEAALVRPQITCGTHAISLCLYGVLRPGDELLSISGAPYDTVRTFIGANGEERGKGTLTDLGVAFSQIELKPGGVFDDDQIMQHLSDKTKIVYIQRSTGYSWRKAITLSEIERICRKIKSKWPKVVIFVDNCYGEFLDEKEPVAVGADLMAGSLIKNPGGGLAPTGGYVAGRGDLVALCANRLAAPGIGGETGATLGITRTFLQGFFQAPYVVSQAMKTALLVGKAYKNLGFPVCPDVDDYRSDIIQSVRLGDPKAVEVFCQAVQKAAPVDSFVTPVPWDMPGYDVPVIMAAGAFIQGSSIELSADAPMREPYIVYFQGGLTHAHGKLGLMLTLQELMDSGFIPKEKLEA; via the coding sequence ATGGAACAGAATGCCATTGAAAATTATTTGGCAAAAAATTTTAAGATTTCAAAGACAGTGATTGATTTTGTTGAAAAGTCAGAAAAACAGATCGAAGACAAGTTGGCGCATTGGGATGATCTGGCAGAGTATCATCAGTATAAAGTCATTCAGGCGATGCAGAAAGCCAATCTCAGCGACCGTCATTTCCATCCGACTACGGGTTATGGATACGACGATGAAGGCAGAGAAGCGACTGAAGCCATTTTTGCCGATGTGTTCGGCTGTGAAGCCGCCCTCGTGCGCCCGCAGATTACCTGCGGCACCCATGCCATCTCGCTGTGTCTGTACGGCGTTCTGCGGCCAGGCGATGAACTGCTGTCCATCAGCGGTGCGCCTTACGACACCGTACGGACGTTTATCGGCGCCAACGGCGAAGAACGCGGCAAAGGGACGCTGACGGATCTGGGTGTGGCCTTTTCGCAGATAGAATTAAAGCCGGGCGGTGTGTTTGATGATGATCAGATCATGCAGCATCTCTCTGATAAGACAAAGATAGTCTATATTCAGCGCTCAACAGGATACAGCTGGCGCAAGGCGATCACCCTTTCTGAAATTGAAAGAATCTGCCGGAAAATCAAGTCAAAATGGCCGAAGGTTGTCATTTTTGTAGATAATTGTTATGGGGAATTTTTGGATGAAAAAGAACCAGTGGCAGTGGGTGCTGATTTGATGGCAGGCTCATTGATTAAAAATCCCGGCGGCGGTCTGGCGCCTACCGGCGGCTACGTCGCAGGACGCGGGGATTTGGTTGCACTCTGCGCCAACCGGCTGGCAGCGCCCGGAATCGGCGGCGAAACAGGTGCAACTCTGGGGATCACCAGAACATTTCTGCAGGGCTTTTTCCAGGCGCCTTACGTGGTGTCCCAGGCGATGAAAACAGCGCTGCTGGTCGGCAAAGCGTATAAAAATTTAGGCTTTCCCGTTTGCCCCGACGTTGATGATTACCGATCTGATATCATTCAAAGCGTCAGGCTGGGGGACCCGAAGGCCGTTGAAGTTTTCTGCCAGGCCGTGCAGAAAGCGGCGCCGGTGGATTCCTTTGTTACTCCGGTTCCCTGGGATATGCCTGGGTACGATGTTCCCGTAATCATGGCAGCAGGGGCCTTTATTCAGGGCTCTTCCATTGAACTATCCGCCGATGCGCCGATGCGGGAACCCTACATCGTTTATTTCCAGGGTGGGCTGACCCATGCCCATGGCAAGTTAGGACTGATGCTTACCCTGCAGGAACTGATGGATTCGGGCTTTATTCCAAAGGAAAAATTGGAAGCATAA